One segment of Drosophila ananassae strain 14024-0371.13 chromosome 3R, ASM1763931v2, whole genome shotgun sequence DNA contains the following:
- the LOC6498652 gene encoding odorant receptor 22a, with translation MLSKVFPWIKEKSLEEKVSSRDAFVYLDRGMWLVGWTEPLNKRWSLLYKMWSATTTIMLVVLLPIFMVLEYIHNFNSFTVGEFLSSVEICVNMYGCSFRSIFTMFGHSRFQVAKKLLDQMDEKCQRSDERTRLRQYVALSNLLFIVYFILYTHYVMLNFTGYLLKGSHAWRIYNPLLDTDENFFSSNMVEFVLMSSVITQALCDDLCPVTYLFVARLHITFLKERLSRLHMDPEKSEDEHLIDLNNCIRDHRLILDYVNALRPVFSKSIFVQFLLIGIVLGLSAINVMFFANFWTGLSTCVFMFDVCLETFPFCYLCDVIMNDCQELADTLFQSNWMAADRRYKATLVYFLHNLQQPIVLTAGGIFPICMQTNLSMVKLAFSVVTVMKQLNLAEKFQ, from the exons ATGTTGAGTAAGGTATTTCCCTGGATAAAGGAAAAGTCCTTGGAGGAGAAAGTAAGCTCGCGAGATGCCTTTGTATACTTGGATCGAGGAATGTGGCTGGTTGGCTGGACAGAGCCCCTAAATAAAAG GTGGTCATTGCTCTACAAAATGTGGTCGGCTACTACTACAATTATGTTGGTAGTACTGCTGCCGATTTTTATGGTTTTGGAGTATATTCACAATTTCAATAGCTTTACGGTGGGCGAGTTCCTGAGCTCCGTCGAGATTTGCGTGAATATGTACGGATGCTCCTTCAGATCTATCTTTACAATGTTTGGCCATTCGAGATTCCAGGTGGCAAAGAAGCTACTGGATCAGATGGATGAGAAATGTCAAAGAAGTGATGAGAGGACCAGGCTACGTCAATATGTCGCCTTGAGTAATTTGCTTTTCATAGTGTATTTTATCCTGTATACACACTATGTGATGCTTAACTTCACTGGTTATTTGCTGAAGGGAAGTCACGCTTGGCGAATTTATAATCCTCTTTTAGATACCGATGAAAATTTCTTCTCTTCGAACATGGTGGAGTTTGTGCTTATGAGTTCTGTGATAACTCAGGCTCTGTGCGACGACCTGTGTCCCGTGACATATCTCTTTGTAGCCCGACTGCACATCACCTTTCTCAAGGAGCGCTTGAGTCGACTGCACATGGACCCAGAAAAAAGTGAAGATGAGCATCTCATCGACTTGAACAATTGTATTCGGGACCATCGCCTCATCCTGGA CTATGTCAACGCTCTGCGTCCAGTCTTCTctaaaagtatttttgttcAATTTCTATTGATTGGCATTGTCCTTGGCTTGTCAGCGATTAACGTTATGTTCTTCGCCAACTTTTGGACGGGACTTAGCACTTGCGTCTTCATGTTTGATGTTTGTCTGGAAACCTTCCCATTCTGCTATTTGTGCGATGTTATTATGAACGATTGTCAAGAGCTTGCCGACACCCTTTTTCAATCGAATTGGATGGCTGCCGATCGCCGATACAAGGCAACTTTGGTTTATTTTCTTCATAATTTGCAGCAACCCATTGTTCTCACGGCTGGAGGCATTTTTCCCATTTGTATGCAGACAAATTTATCT ATGGTCAAGTTGGCGTTTTCTGTGGTCACAGTTATGAAACAATTGAACTTGGCCGAAAAATTTCAATGA